AGACGCGATCACGCGATCAAACGGGGGCAAGACGAGATGCATTTCATCACCGCGCTATTGGGCATTTACCGCGCGGAAATCGGCCTGTTCATTCTCGCCTGCATGTTCGTCGCCTTCGTGCGCGAACGCTATTCGCCGACCGTCGTCTCGGTGCTGGGGGCCTGCGCCTTCGCGCTGCTTGGCCTGCTCAACGAAAAATCGCTCTTCTCCGTCTTCTCCAACAGCGCGCCGCTGACCGTGGGCGCGATGTTCGTGTTGTCGGGCGCGCTCATTCGCACCGGAACGATCAATCGCATTGCCGAACTCGTCATGGCGCGGGCGCAGAAGCGACCCCGGCTGGCGCTGGTAGAGGTGGCCGTTGGAACGGTGCTGCTGTCCGCCTTTCTCAACAATACGCCGGTCGTCGTGCTGCTGATCCCGATCATGTTCCGGCTGGCTCAGGCGACCGCCTATCCGGTCAAGAAGCTGCTGATCCCGATGAACGCGGTGGCGGTGATGGGCGGCTGCATCACGCTGATCGGCACATCGACCAACCTGATCGTCGCGGGCATCGCCGCCGAACAGGGGATGCAGCCTTTCGGCATTTTCGACATCACCCCCTATGGCCTGGCCGGCACCATTGCCGGGGTCGTCGGCCTGGCCGGCCTCAGCTTCCTGCTACCCAGCGACCCACCCTCGATCGCGGGGGAGAATGGCGGCAATGTCCAGGAATATCTGACCGAACTGGTGGTCACGCCGGACAGCGAACTTGTCGGTCGGGAGATTGGTGGCCTGTCGCTGCTCGGTCGGTCGGTCACGCTGCTCGGCCTCAAGCGGGCGGGCGAGATTCGGCGCCATGATCTGGACGGGGAAGAACTGCATGTCGGTGACCGGCTGATCGTCCGCGCCGACGGTACGGCGATCATGACCCTGCGCGAATCAGGCGATTTCGAACTGGGCATCGCCGCCGATTCCGAGACTTCCGCGCGTGAGGGCACGGTGATCGAGGCGATGGTCGCGCCCAGCCACCCGTCGATCGGCGAGCGGCTGATCGACATTCCCTTCCTCCATGCGCTGCGTGTGCGGTTAATCGGCATTCATCGCGCGCGCCATCTGCCCGGCCCCGACCTGGCCGATACGCGGGTGCGCGGCGCGGACCGGCTGCTGGTGGCGGGCAGCGACGACGCGATGCGTTCGCTGAAAGACAATCCCAACCTGATCGGCGTCGACATCAGCCGCACCCGCGCCTTCCGCCCGCGCAAGGCGTGGATCGCGATCCTGGCGATGGCGGCGGTGGTGATCCTGTCGGCGCTGGACGTGATCGGCATCGGCCTGGCCGCCTTCATCGCCGTTGGCGTGATTCTGGTCACTCGCTGCATCGATGCGGAAGAAGCCTGGGCGGCGATCGACGGCGATGTGCTGATCCTGATCTTCGCCATGCTGGCGGTCGGCCTGGCACTCGAACAGGCGGGCAGCGTCGCGCTGATGGTTGGCTGGATCACGCCGCTGATGCAGGTCGCGCCGCAATGGAGCCTGGTCTTCATCGTCTATTTCGCCGCGCTGATCCTGTCCGAACTGCTCAGCAACAATGCGGTGGCGGCGCTGCTGACCCCGCTCACCATCGCGCTGGCGCATCAGCTGGGCACCGATCCACGCCCGCTGGTGATCGCGCTGATGATCGGTGCGTCGGCCTGTTTTGCGACGCCGATCGGCTATCAGACCAATGCCCTGGTCTATGCCGCCGGCGATTATCGCTTCGCCGATTTCGTGCGCATCGGCGTGCCGCTCAACCTGATCGTGGGCGGCGCGGTGTGTGCGGCGCTCGTGATTCTGGGCTAGGGACCAATTGCCCGCATCCGGCCCTGTCGGCGCTGGCGCCTGCCCGGCATGAAGGCGGCGATCCATCAGGAGTATCGCCCATGACCCGCCTTCGCTTCACCCAGGTCGACGCCTTTGCCGACGCGCCCTTTACCGGCAATCCGGCGGCGGTGATGCCGCTCGACGCCTGGCTCGACGATGCGGTGCTGCAGGCGATCGCGGCGGAAAACAACCTGTCCGAAACCGCCTTTACCGTGCCGACGCCGGACGACGCAGAGGCCGATTATGCGCTGCGCTGGTTCACCCCGGCGGTCGAGGTGAAGCTGTGCGGCCATGCCACGCTGGCGAGCGGCCATGTGCTGATGCAGGGTGAGACCATCCGCTTTCGCACCCGCCATGCCGGGGTGCTGACCGTGACCCGTGCGGGCGAGGGATATGAGCTGTCGCTGCCGGCCTGGACCAGCGATCCCAAGCCCCTGCCGGAACTGGCGGCGGGGATGGGCGGCGACATCGTCGAGACGCGCTGGCGCGATGGCGGCTATGCGATTTTCGTCTATCGCGATGCGGCAGCGATCCGCGCGCTGGAACCCGATTTCGCGACCCTGCGCAAGCTGGGCGACAATCTGCTGATGGCGACCGCGCCGGGCGACGACAGCGACATCATCAGCCGCGTCTTCGTGCCCGGCGGCGGCATCGACGAGGATCCGGTGACCGGATCGGCCCATGGCCTGCTGACGCCCTATTGGACGGAGCGCCTCGGCAAGACTGCGATCAGCGCCTATCAGGCGTCGGCGCGCGGCGGGCGGCTGGGCTGCCGGCTGGAGGGCGAGCGGGTGGTGATGACCGGCGCCTGTCGCACGGTCATCGAGGGCATATTCACCCTTTAACCGGGGAAGAGGCCGATCAGCCGGGCCAGTTGCGCCTTCACGGCGGTGCGTTGTTCCCTTTTCGGCGACATGCCGATCCGCACGATCGTCAGCCGCTGGCCGGGCGCGACCAATATATATTGGCCGTTATGGCCGACGCAGCCGAACAGGCTGGCGGAGGCCAGGCCCGGCATCAGCGCGCTCTCGCTGCTGTCCCGGTTGAGCCAGAGATGCGCGCCATAGGCCGCGTTCCGGGTCGATGGCGCGCGCATATAGTCGACCCATTTTTCCGGCACGATCTGATGGCCGACGGGCGAGCGGCCATGGTTGCGCAGCAATTCGCCGAAGCGACCATAGTCGCGTGCGGTCATGTGCATCATCGACCCGCCGATCAGCGTGCCATGGGCGTCATATTCGGGGGTGAGGCTAGCGAGCTTGCCCGGCGCCTTCAGCCGGCCGTCGATGAACATCTGCATCGCCCGGCGGCGCATGTCGGGATCATCGCTGTTGGTCAGCATCCGCGTCATCAGGTCCGACAGGATCATCGTGCTGCCGGTGGAGTAGGAGAATGTCTCGCCCGGAACATGCGCCAGCGGCTTGGATTCGGCATAGGCCGCCATGTCCTGCGCGCCGTCCATGAACAGCATGCGGACGGTATCGCCGTCGGTAATCGGCTCGCCATCTTCGGCATGGTCGAGGCCCGATGTCATCGACAATAGTTGGCGCAGGGTGATGCGGCCACGCGGATCGCCCGGCTGGCTCCAGGCCGCGACCGGCACCGGCGAATCGAGCGCCAGTCGTCCGTCCGACACCATCAGGCCGACCAGCACCGCGGTCACGCTCTTGGCCATCGACCAGGATAGCAATTTCGTGTCGGGGGTGATGCCGGGGGCATAGCGTTGTGCGATCACCTTGCCGTCGCGCATCACCAGCAAGGCGCGGGTTTCACCCATTTCCTTGTCGTCGAACAGCGGATCGATCGCGCCGCGCAGTGCGCTGGCGCTGACCACCGCATCGGTATCGACCGTGTAGACGGGTTCGGGTGCATGGGCGGCGCGCCCCGCCAGCGTGCCGGCCAGGACGAGCGCCACCAGTCCGGCACCCATGGCAAGGCGCTTTACGATTCGCTTCTCGATCTGCATAAGCCGGCGCCCTTAGCATGGAGGCGCGAAGAAGGGCCATGGCGGTTCGTGGTAAATGGTGGATCGTCGCGGCGGTGATTGTCGTCGCGCTGCTGGTCGCGCTGGCGTGGAACTGGTCGACCTTGCGCGCACAGGCGCAGTTGGGGTCGGCCTATGGCGCGCGGCTGACCTGTTCCTGCCGCTATGTCGAGGGGCGTGCTATGGGGAACTGCCAAGGCGACAAGGAACCGGGCATGGCGATGGTGCGGCTGACCGACAAGCCGGAGGAACGGGCTGTCGAGGCCCATGTGCCGTTGCTGGCGTCGCGTACCGCGCGCTTCAAGCCGGGCTGGGGCTGTCTGCTCGATCCGGTGGGGTAGAGGGCTGGTGCCGGAATGCGCCGGATGGCGCATCTCAAACAGACACTCCGCGCCACTGGCACCTGTGGCCCTGAGTCGCTAAGGCCGGTCCATGCCCCGCGACATTCCCACGCTGCTCCACGATATTTTCGGCTTCACGACGTTTCGCGGGGTGCAGGAACAGGTGGTCGGCCGGGTCATGGCGGGGCAGCCGACCCTGGCGATCATGCCGACCGGCGCGGGCAAGTCGCTCTGCTACCAGTTGCCGGCGGTGGCGCTAGACGGTTGCTGCGTCGTCGTCTCGCCGCTGATCGCGCTGATGCACGACCAACTGCGCGCCGCGACCGCCGTGGGCATCCGCGCCGCCAGCCTGACCAGCGTCGATGCCGACTGGCGCGAGACGCAGGATCGCCTCCGCAATGGCGAGCTGGACCTGCTCTATGTCGCGCCGGAACGGGCGAGCGGCGAAGGGTTCCGCAATCTGCTGCGGTCGGCGAAGGTCGCCCTGTTCGCGATCGACGAAGCGCATTGCGTGTCCGAATGGGGGCATGATTTCCGCCCCGACTATCGGCTGCTGCGGCCGCTGCTCGATGAGTTTCCCGATGTCCCGCGCCTGGCGCTGACGGCCACGGCGGACGCGCATACCCGCAAGGACATATTGGTCCAGCTCGGCATTCCCGAGGATGGCCTCATCATCTCCGGCTTCGACCGGCCCAATATCCGCTATGCCGTCCATCCGCGCGATGGCCTCACCCGCCAGCTGGCCGACCTGCTGGCCGCCAATCCCGGACCGGGCGTCGTCTATGCGCCGACCCGCGCCGCGACCGAGAAGCTGGCCGAGACGCTGGGGCGCGGCGGCCGGGCGGTGCGCGCCTATCATGCCGGGCTCGATCCGGCGGTGCGCGCCCGCAATCAGGCCGCCTTCATCGCCAGCGAGGATATGGTGATGGTCGCCACCGTCGCCTTTGGCATGGGGATCGACAAGCCCGACGTGCGCTTCGTCGCCCATGCCGGCCTGCCCAAGTCGATCGAGGGCTATTATCAGGAATCGGGCCGCGCCGGCCGCGATGGCGAACCGGCGGTCGCGCATCTCTTCTGGGGGGCGGAGGATTTCGCCCGTGCCCGCCAGCGCATCATGGAGCTGGAACCGGCGCGCCAGCAGGGCGAGCGGGCGCGGATCGCGGCGCTTGGGGCGCTGGTCGAGACGGCGACCTGTCGCCGGGCGATCCTGCTGCGGCATTTCGGTGAAGATCCGCCGGCGACCTGCGGCAATTGCGACAATTGCCTGACCCCGCCGGCCAGCGTTGATGCCACCGAAACGGCACGCAAATATCTGTCGGCGGTCTATCGCACCGGCCAGAGCTTTGGCGCGGGCCATATCGAGGCGGTGCTGAGTGGCGCCGTCACCGACAAGATTCGCGAGCGCGGGCATGACAAGATATCGGTCCATGGCATTGTCGATGGCGACGAGACGGCGCTGCTGCGGCCGGTGTCGCGCGCGCTGCTGGTGCGGGACGCGCTGGAGACGACCGAGCATGGCGGGCTGATGCTGGGGCCGAATGCCCGGCCGATCCTGCGCGGCGAGGAAGAGGTGCGCATCCTGGTGCCGCCGCGGCGCGAGCGGAAGAAGCGCAATGCCCGTAATGGCAGCGATGCCAATCCGATCGGCGATCCGCTGTTCGATGCGCTGCGCACCTGTCGCCGTGAACTGGCGCAGGAGGCAGGGGTGCCGCCCTATGTCATCTTCCATGATTCGACGCTGCGCGAAATGGCGGAGCAGCGGCCCGCGACCATCCATGAGCTGGGCATGGTGAGCGGCGTCGGGCAGAAGAAGCTGGACGCCTATGGTGATGCTTTCCTGGCGGCGATCCGGCCCTATCTGTAGCGGCTGAGCTTGTGGCCCCGTTTCTCGACGGGCTCGAAACGAACGGATGGCGGGGCATCGATGCCGGTTGGGCGTGCAGACGCTTGAATCCTGGGACGGGCGGGCGCATGGCGGGGGCGAAGGAGATTTGCCCATGTTCCGCCAGCTAACCGATCGCCTCTATGTCTCGCCCCAGATCAGCGTCGATCAGGTCGAGACCGCCAAGGCGCTGGGCGTGACCATGATCATCAACAACCGCCCCGATGACGAGGAGCCGGGCCAGACCAACGGCGCTGCGGTCGAGGCGGCGGCGATCGACGCCGGCGTCGCCTATGCCGCCGTGCCGGTCGCCCATGGCGGCTTTGCCCCCTGGCAGCTCGACGGCATGGCCGCCGCGATCGAGCAGGCGGGCGAGGGCAAGATCCTGGCCTATTGCCGGTCGGGCACGCGCAGCACCCTGCTGTGGGCGCTGACCCGGGCGCGGGCGGGCGACAATGCCAATGTGCTGGCCGCCCAGGCCGAGGCGGCCGGCTACGACCTGACGCCGGTGCGTCAGATCATGGATGCCTTGAAGCCCGCCTGAAAATAGGATTGCGGTCGCTTAACTTCGCATATTTCCCGCACATTTCGACTTTATCTTGCTCCGGTAGGAAATCATCTTGCGAGGAGATGGGCGCGCCGGACGATGGGAAAGAGCCGGGCGCAGCCTAACTAGGCCGGGCTTTGTAGGACAGATGGCGGCGTTCAGCTGCACTCCACCGTGACATGCTCCATGCGCGGCAGGCTGCGCACCCGTTCGCGGACCCTGGCGCCGTCGGCGCCGGGGGCGAGGCTGATGATCGCGGCATGGGCGTGCGGGCCGATGCGCCAGACATGGAGGTCGCGGATGGTGGCGCCTTCGGCTTCGACCAACCCGCGCACCCGAGCCATCAGCGCGGGTTCGGCGGTGTCGAGCAGGATCGCTGCGGTATCCTTCATCAGGCCCCAGGCCCAGCGCGCGATGACCGCCGCGCCGAGCAGGCCGACCGCCGGATCGAGCCACCACCAGCCAAGATAGCGGCCGGCCAGCAGCGCGGCGATCGCCAGCACCGACGTCAGCGCATCGGTCAGCACATGGACATAGGCGGCGCGCAGATTATTGTCGGCATGGCCGCTCTTGTGGTCGTGATCATGATCGTCATGCGTATGGCCGTGCGAATGGCCATGATCATGGCTGTGATCGTGGCCGAGCAGCAGGGCGCTGACCAGGTTGATGACCAGGCCGACGACCGCGACCAGCGTCGCCTCGCCAAAGGCGACCTGCACCGGCTCGAACAGGCGCATGCCGGATTCGATCGCGATGAAGAGCGCAGTCAGCAGCAACAGCAGCGCCGAAGCGAAGCCGGACAGGTCACCGACCTTGCCGGTGCCGAAGGTGTAGCGCGGGTTGCGGGCATGGCGCCTGGCATAGCTGTAGGCGGCGGCGGCCACGGCCAGTGCGCCGGCATGGGTCGCCATGTGGAAACCGTCGGCCAGCAGCGCCATCGATCCGGTGATCCAGCCGAAGGCGATTTCCACCACCATGGTCGCGGCGGTCAGCCAGACGACCCAGAGGGTGCGTTTGGCATTCTTGTCATGCCCGGCGCTCAGATAGATATGGTCGAAATAATGGCGTTCCTCGCCATCGTCATCGATCGGCGGCGGCGCGGCCGGGGCAGAAGCATGGGCGTGGTCATGGCTGCAGCCGGCACCATGATGATGGTGCCCATGGGCGTGATCGTCGTGCATCGTCATTTCCCGTAGCGGCGGATCAGCGCCAGCATTTCTTCCGTGGCGGCGGCCCGTTCTTCATCGGTCAGGCCGGGGCGGGCGACATGTTCGCGCATATGCTGCTCGATCAGTTCCTCCATCAGGCTGCCGACCGCGCCGCGCACCGAGGCGACCAGTTGGAGTGTTTCCGAGCAGCCGGCGTCGCCCGCCAACTGGCGCTCGACGGCGTTCACCTGCCCCGCGATGCGGCGCACCCGCGCCAGCAATTTGTCCCGATCCGCGATGATGTGCATAGGGTACCCCCCTATACTATGTGGATAAGTGGCGCAAGGCGTGGGGGATGGGGCGGGAATGCCAATCGGAGCCCTGAACCGACGCGACAGTCGAAGTTCACAGTGTCGTGCGGGTGATTTCGGGCCAACGCGCCGGCCAAGCGCCTGTCCCGCGCCGGTGAAGCGACAGGCGCGCGACAATCGGGTCATGATGACGCGCCTGCGACGCGACAGGGGGAGGACAACGAGGCGACAAGGAAGCGACACTCGCGCGCCGGTCGGGCGACAACCGGCTGGCGGCAAGGGCTGGAAAGAGGGCCGGGCGTCCATCGCCCAAGGTGGATCAGAAAAAGGCCGAGTAGGAAAGCGAAGGCCAGCAGGGTTGGAGCGGGTTTAAGAAGAGACTCCGCTTCTCGGTCCGTTACGAGAAAAAGCGGGATGCCGGGTCAAGCCCGGTATGACGGACGAGGAGATGGCAACTAACGACCGGAAGTTGCCCTCACCATCATCGTCACCCTGAACTTGTTTCCGGGTCCATTTTTCCTAATGCGCCAATGGCCTGTTGGGCCTGATAGATGCTGAAACAAGTTCAGCATGACGTTGGTGAAATGGCGGAACGCCAACTCTCTCCTGCCCCTTTTATCTTCTCCGCGTTCTTCGCGGCTCCGCGCAAAAATGAATCGTCCGGACGCGCGGAGAGAGGGAATGATGGCTCTCTACCCCAATCAGACAGTCGGTCGTGTCCACAGCCCGGCAGACCGCGCCGCATCGGCCGGCCAGCGTCGCGCCCGCCCTGGCACCTGTCGGCCCGCGCGGATCACCCAGCCTAGCTTCTCGCGCCCCGGCGTCACCACGCGATGGTCCCAGGCATGCTCGCCCCGCCGCGCCACTTCGCGCGCGATGTCGCCATAGATGCCGGCCGCCGCCAGCACCGCCCAGGCCGCCCGCGCCGGCAGCGCGCCGGTGCCATGGCGCGCGCTGTCCTCATAGGCGGCCGCCATATCGGCCAGCCGCCGCCCCAGCAGCGCTAGGCGCGGCCGCAGCCAGGGCTTCATATGCTCGCCGGGCGGCATGTCCATTTCCACCAGCCATTCGACCGGCAGGTAACAGCGATCGGCTATCTCATCCTCGCTGATGTCGCGGGCGATATTGGCGAGCTGAAAGGCGATGCCCAAGTCACAGGCCCGGTCCAGCGTCGCCTCGTCATCGGGATCGACGCCCATCAGCACCGCCATCATGCAGCCCACGGCGCCCGCGACATGATAGCAATAGCGCAGCATGTCGGCCTCGCTGCGCGGCCGCCAGTCACGCGCGTCGAGCGCAAATCCCTCCAGCAGGTCATGGGCAAAGCGGTGCGGGATCGCGCATTCGCGCATGACGACGCCAAAGCCGTCAAAGGCCGGGTCGCCGGTCGGATCGCCGCGCAGCGCCGCATCGGTCAGCACCCGCAGCGTCGACAGCCGCGCCTGCCCGTCGGCAACGCCCCGCATCGTCCCGCCATGGTCCTGCCCATCGGCGATATCGTCGCATTTGCGGCACCAGGCATAGAGCAGCCAGGCCCGCTCGCGCGTCACTCGGTCGAACAGCTTCGACGCCATGGCAAAGCTTTTGGAACCCCGCGCGATGCTGTCGCGGGCATGGGCGACCAGGGCGGGGCGATTCCATTCTCCCCTCCTGCCTGCGGGAGGGGCCGGGGGAGGGCCTGTTAAGTCCATGAAGCGGACATGCCCTCCCCAAACCCCTCCCGCAAGCGGGAGGGGAATATTATTTCAGAGCCGTGCGGCCTTCATCGCGAAGATCGTCTCATGCGGCTTATACGCGGCCATCTGGTCCAGCAGCGCCTCGATGCTGTCATCATGGATCATGATGCCGGCATGCTGCGGCCGGATGAAGCCGGCGTCCACCATCTGCCGGTTGAAACCGATCAGCTGGTCATAGAAGCCCGCGACGTTGAGCAGGCCGACCGGCTTGTTGTGATAGCCCAGCTGCGCCCAGCTGATCGCTTCCCACAGCTCGTCCATCGTGCCGACGCCGCCCGGAATGGTGACGAAGCCGTCCGACAGGTCGGTGAAGAACTGCTTGCGCTGGTGCATGGTCTCGACCACGTGCAGTTCGGTGCAGCCGCGATGCGCGACTTCGGCGCCGACCAGCGCCTCGGGGATCACGCCGATCACCTCGCCGCCCGCTTCCAGCGCCGCGTCCGCCACCGCGCCCATCAGGCCCAGCCGCCCGCCGCCATAGACGACGCCGATGCCGCGCTGTGCCAGGGTACGGCCGACATGGCGCGCCGCGTCGATATAGGTGAGGTCGGCCGGCGTCGCCGAACCGCAATAAACAGCCAGTCTTTTCATCATCTTCCAGTCCCGAAGCGTCGCGCGCTCCTCAAGCCATGTCCTGCAGCATCAGCGCCGCGGTCGCCTTGGCGCTGCCCACCACGCCGGGGATGCCCGCGCCGGGATGGGTGCCGGCCCCTACCAGATAAAGGTTGGGAATGACATCGTCGCGATTATGGGCGCGGAACCAGGCGCTTTGGGTCAGCAGCGGCTCCAGGCTGAAGCCGCTGCCCAGATGGGCATTGAGATCGCGGCCGAAATCGGTGGGCGCATAATGAAACTGGGTCACGATGCGCGACCGGATGTCGGGGATCAGCCGATGCTGGATCTCGTCCAGGATACGCTCGGCATAGGCCGGCGCGAAGCGGTCCCAGTCGATCGGCAGCTTGCCCATGTGCGGTACCGGGGCGAGTGCATAGAAGGTCGAATGTCCTTCCGGCGCCATCGACGGGTCGGTCACGGTCGGGTGATGCAGATAGAGCGAGAAATCGGCCGGCAGCACGCCATGGCTGTAGATATCGGTCAGCAGCCCCTCATAGCGCGGGCCGAACAGGATCATATGGTGCGGGATGCCCGGCCAACTACCCTTGATGCCGAAATGCAGCACGAACAGGCTGGGCGACCATTTCTTGTGCTGCAGCTTTTCCGCCTGCTTCTGTCCGCGCGGATGATGGCCCAGCAGGTCGCGATAGCTGTGCATCAGGTCGCCATTGCTGGCGATCGCATCCGCCTCCCCGCGCCAGCCCGACGCGGTGCGCACCGCCACCGCCCGGTCGCCATGGGTCTCGATCTCGACGACGGCATCGCCCAGCCGCAGCACGCCGCCCAGCCGCTCGAAATGGGTCGCCATGCCCTGCACCAGCCGATTGGTCCCGCCCTTGGCGAACCACACCCCGCCATCCTTCTCCAGCTTGTGGATCAGGGCATAGATGCCGCTGGTCGTCATCGGATTGCCGCCGACCAGCAGGCTGTGGAAGGACAAAGCCTGGCGCAGCTTCTCAT
The sequence above is drawn from the Sphingobium sp. AP49 genome and encodes:
- a CDS encoding SLC13 family permease, producing the protein MHFITALLGIYRAEIGLFILACMFVAFVRERYSPTVVSVLGACAFALLGLLNEKSLFSVFSNSAPLTVGAMFVLSGALIRTGTINRIAELVMARAQKRPRLALVEVAVGTVLLSAFLNNTPVVVLLIPIMFRLAQATAYPVKKLLIPMNAVAVMGGCITLIGTSTNLIVAGIAAEQGMQPFGIFDITPYGLAGTIAGVVGLAGLSFLLPSDPPSIAGENGGNVQEYLTELVVTPDSELVGREIGGLSLLGRSVTLLGLKRAGEIRRHDLDGEELHVGDRLIVRADGTAIMTLRESGDFELGIAADSETSAREGTVIEAMVAPSHPSIGERLIDIPFLHALRVRLIGIHRARHLPGPDLADTRVRGADRLLVAGSDDAMRSLKDNPNLIGVDISRTRAFRPRKAWIAILAMAAVVILSALDVIGIGLAAFIAVGVILVTRCIDAEEAWAAIDGDVLILIFAMLAVGLALEQAGSVALMVGWITPLMQVAPQWSLVFIVYFAALILSELLSNNAVAALLTPLTIALAHQLGTDPRPLVIALMIGASACFATPIGYQTNALVYAAGDYRFADFVRIGVPLNLIVGGAVCAALVILG
- a CDS encoding PhzF family phenazine biosynthesis protein → MTRLRFTQVDAFADAPFTGNPAAVMPLDAWLDDAVLQAIAAENNLSETAFTVPTPDDAEADYALRWFTPAVEVKLCGHATLASGHVLMQGETIRFRTRHAGVLTVTRAGEGYELSLPAWTSDPKPLPELAAGMGGDIVETRWRDGGYAIFVYRDAAAIRALEPDFATLRKLGDNLLMATAPGDDSDIISRVFVPGGGIDEDPVTGSAHGLLTPYWTERLGKTAISAYQASARGGRLGCRLEGERVVMTGACRTVIEGIFTL
- a CDS encoding serine hydrolase encodes the protein MQIEKRIVKRLAMGAGLVALVLAGTLAGRAAHAPEPVYTVDTDAVVSASALRGAIDPLFDDKEMGETRALLVMRDGKVIAQRYAPGITPDTKLLSWSMAKSVTAVLVGLMVSDGRLALDSPVPVAAWSQPGDPRGRITLRQLLSMTSGLDHAEDGEPITDGDTVRMLFMDGAQDMAAYAESKPLAHVPGETFSYSTGSTMILSDLMTRMLTNSDDPDMRRRAMQMFIDGRLKAPGKLASLTPEYDAHGTLIGGSMMHMTARDYGRFGELLRNHGRSPVGHQIVPEKWVDYMRAPSTRNAAYGAHLWLNRDSSESALMPGLASASLFGCVGHNGQYILVAPGQRLTIVRIGMSPKREQRTAVKAQLARLIGLFPG
- the recQ gene encoding DNA helicase RecQ — encoded protein: MPRDIPTLLHDIFGFTTFRGVQEQVVGRVMAGQPTLAIMPTGAGKSLCYQLPAVALDGCCVVVSPLIALMHDQLRAATAVGIRAASLTSVDADWRETQDRLRNGELDLLYVAPERASGEGFRNLLRSAKVALFAIDEAHCVSEWGHDFRPDYRLLRPLLDEFPDVPRLALTATADAHTRKDILVQLGIPEDGLIISGFDRPNIRYAVHPRDGLTRQLADLLAANPGPGVVYAPTRAATEKLAETLGRGGRAVRAYHAGLDPAVRARNQAAFIASEDMVMVATVAFGMGIDKPDVRFVAHAGLPKSIEGYYQESGRAGRDGEPAVAHLFWGAEDFARARQRIMELEPARQQGERARIAALGALVETATCRRAILLRHFGEDPPATCGNCDNCLTPPASVDATETARKYLSAVYRTGQSFGAGHIEAVLSGAVTDKIRERGHDKISVHGIVDGDETALLRPVSRALLVRDALETTEHGGLMLGPNARPILRGEEEVRILVPPRRERKKRNARNGSDANPIGDPLFDALRTCRRELAQEAGVPPYVIFHDSTLREMAEQRPATIHELGMVSGVGQKKLDAYGDAFLAAIRPYL
- a CDS encoding TIGR01244 family sulfur transferase — translated: MFRQLTDRLYVSPQISVDQVETAKALGVTMIINNRPDDEEPGQTNGAAVEAAAIDAGVAYAAVPVAHGGFAPWQLDGMAAAIEQAGEGKILAYCRSGTRSTLLWALTRARAGDNANVLAAQAEAAGYDLTPVRQIMDALKPA
- the dmeF gene encoding CDF family Co(II)/Ni(II) efflux transporter DmeF, with protein sequence MTMHDDHAHGHHHHGAGCSHDHAHASAPAAPPPIDDDGEERHYFDHIYLSAGHDKNAKRTLWVVWLTAATMVVEIAFGWITGSMALLADGFHMATHAGALAVAAAAYSYARRHARNPRYTFGTGKVGDLSGFASALLLLLTALFIAIESGMRLFEPVQVAFGEATLVAVVGLVINLVSALLLGHDHSHDHGHSHGHTHDDHDHDHKSGHADNNLRAAYVHVLTDALTSVLAIAALLAGRYLGWWWLDPAVGLLGAAVIARWAWGLMKDTAAILLDTAEPALMARVRGLVEAEGATIRDLHVWRIGPHAHAAIISLAPGADGARVRERVRSLPRMEHVTVECS
- a CDS encoding metal/formaldehyde-sensitive transcriptional repressor, which translates into the protein MHIIADRDKLLARVRRIAGQVNAVERQLAGDAGCSETLQLVASVRGAVGSLMEELIEQHMREHVARPGLTDEERAAATEEMLALIRRYGK
- a CDS encoding phytoene/squalene synthase family protein: MDLTGPPPAPPAGRRGEWNRPALVAHARDSIARGSKSFAMASKLFDRVTRERAWLLYAWCRKCDDIADGQDHGGTMRGVADGQARLSTLRVLTDAALRGDPTGDPAFDGFGVVMRECAIPHRFAHDLLEGFALDARDWRPRSEADMLRYCYHVAGAVGCMMAVLMGVDPDDEATLDRACDLGIAFQLANIARDISEDEIADRCYLPVEWLVEMDMPPGEHMKPWLRPRLALLGRRLADMAAAYEDSARHGTGALPARAAWAVLAAAGIYGDIAREVARRGEHAWDHRVVTPGREKLGWVIRAGRQVPGRARRWPADAARSAGLWTRPTV
- a CDS encoding TIGR00730 family Rossman fold protein; the encoded protein is MKRLAVYCGSATPADLTYIDAARHVGRTLAQRGIGVVYGGGRLGLMGAVADAALEAGGEVIGVIPEALVGAEVAHRGCTELHVVETMHQRKQFFTDLSDGFVTIPGGVGTMDELWEAISWAQLGYHNKPVGLLNVAGFYDQLIGFNRQMVDAGFIRPQHAGIMIHDDSIEALLDQMAAYKPHETIFAMKAARL
- a CDS encoding phytoene desaturase codes for the protein MERKAIVIGAGFGGLALAIRLQSAGVATTLIEARDRPGGRAYMWEKDGFTFDAGPTVITDPACLAELWRLSGHDMAQDVSLVPVSPFYRLNWRDGTNFDYSNDELALRAQIAKLNPEDVAGYERFLDYADGVYEEGYRKLGSVAFLDFASMIKAGPSLAKYQAWRSVYSIVSSHVKDEKLRQALSFHSLLVGGNPMTTSGIYALIHKLEKDGGVWFAKGGTNRLVQGMATHFERLGGVLRLGDAVVEIETHGDRAVAVRTASGWRGEADAIASNGDLMHSYRDLLGHHPRGQKQAEKLQHKKWSPSLFVLHFGIKGSWPGIPHHMILFGPRYEGLLTDIYSHGVLPADFSLYLHHPTVTDPSMAPEGHSTFYALAPVPHMGKLPIDWDRFAPAYAERILDEIQHRLIPDIRSRIVTQFHYAPTDFGRDLNAHLGSGFSLEPLLTQSAWFRAHNRDDVIPNLYLVGAGTHPGAGIPGVVGSAKATAALMLQDMA